A single genomic interval of Candidatus Methanoperedens sp. harbors:
- a CDS encoding rubredoxin: MQKYRCTVCSYIYDPEVGDNPKIKPGTPFEDLPDDWVCPQCGVGKDMFEKM, translated from the coding sequence ATGCAAAAATATCGATGCACGGTCTGCAGTTATATCTACGACCCTGAGGTTGGAGATAATCCAAAAATCAAACCTGGAACCCCTTTTGAAGACCTGCCTGATGACTGGGTCTGTCCTCAGTGCGGCGTGGGTAAAGACATGTTTGAAAAAATGTAA